TTAGCGTCACAAGGAAAGTTAGTCACCTACTGCGCCCAAGGACAATTCAGACGCAACCTCAAAGAAGCGGGATTCATGGTTGAAAGGTTAGCCGGGCCAATAGGGAAAAGAGAAATAACCTCTGCCACCAAATCATCTGAACTTTAATTTATACTTTTACACCAACAAACCAAACCTGTATCATGGAATTTGAAGCACTCCTCACCGTTGACGGATTAATTGGATTATTCACACTTACTCTACTTGAACTTGTTTTAGGTATTGACAATATTGTATTTATTTCCATTATTGCTTCAAGACTTCCTGAGAAAGAACAACCCAAAGCAAGAAACATTGGCTTACTGCTGGCTATGTTCATGCGCATTGGTTTATTGTTTGGCATCACGTGGGTAATTGGTTTGAAAGAGCCTTTCTTTACTTTATTTGAGCATGGTTTTTCTGGCAGAGACCTTATATTAATATGCGGTGGATTATTCCTCATGTATAAAAGCACCACTGAAATTCACAAAAAAATTACCGTACTGGAAGATGAAGAACAAGAGGTGAAAAAGAAAAAAGGAAATTTGGTTTCCATTGTTCTGCAGATTGTTTTAATTGACATAGTTTTTTCTTTTGATTCTGTTTTGACTGCTGTTGGACTTACTGATATCATTCTGGTCATGATTCTTGCTGTCATTATTTCAATCATAATCATGATGTTGTTTGCAAGCAAAATTGCCGGTTTTGTAAATAAATATCCTGCCATTAAAATGCTTGCTCTTTCATTCTTACTCATGATTGGTTTAATGCTCATTATTGAAGGCATCAATGATCCTAATATTCACATTCCAAAAGGATATATT
This genomic stretch from Crocinitomicaceae bacterium harbors:
- a CDS encoding TerC family protein, whose amino-acid sequence is MEFEALLTVDGLIGLFTLTLLELVLGIDNIVFISIIASRLPEKEQPKARNIGLLLAMFMRIGLLFGITWVIGLKEPFFTLFEHGFSGRDLILICGGLFLMYKSTTEIHKKITVLEDEEQEVKKKKGNLVSIVLQIVLIDIVFSFDSVLTAVGLTDIILVMILAVIISIIIMMLFASKIAGFVNKYPAIKMLALSFLLMIGLMLIIEGINDPNIHIPKGYIYFGMAYALGVELLNMRARKKRGDHGQGHH